One window from the genome of Flavobacterium agricola encodes:
- a CDS encoding TraR/DksA family transcriptional regulator, with amino-acid sequence MVEERTRYSDAELAEFKDLILQKLDKAQADLELIKSAYMNDLNNGTDDTSPTFKAFEEGSETLSKEANSTLAIRQEKFIRDLKNALIRIQNKTYGICKVTGKLINKERLKLVPHATMSIEAKNQQQK; translated from the coding sequence ATGGTAGAAGAAAGAACACGTTATTCAGACGCAGAACTTGCGGAGTTTAAAGATTTAATTTTACAAAAATTAGATAAAGCTCAAGCAGATTTAGAGCTGATTAAAAGTGCTTATATGAACGATTTAAATAACGGTACTGACGATACTTCTCCTACATTCAAAGCTTTTGAGGAAGGAAGTGAAACGTTGTCGAAAGAAGCAAACTCAACATTAGCTATCCGACAAGAAAAATTTATTCGTGATTTAAAAAATGCGTTGATTCGAATTCAAAACAAAACCTACGGAATTTGTAAGGTAACAGGCAAGTTAATTAACAAAGAACGTTTAAAATTGGTTCCTCACGCAACAATGAGCATCGAAGCTAAAAATCAGCAACAAAAATAA
- a CDS encoding lipoprotein signal peptidase: protein MSLKKAYILVFIIIIIDQVSKFYIKTHFKLGEFVEVFPWFQIYFIENEGMAWGMKLPGNYGKIALTSFRILAIFGIMYWLWDSVKNKANTILIVAVSLILAGAAGNIIDCVFYGRIFDTSAYGTVAQAFTGQGYGPWLEGKVVDMFYFPILKNSAGETIFFNAIFNVADAAISVGVILLIIFNKKIFKS from the coding sequence ATGTCATTAAAAAAAGCCTATATATTAGTTTTTATTATTATTATAATAGATCAGGTTTCTAAATTTTACATTAAAACCCATTTTAAATTGGGCGAATTTGTAGAAGTTTTTCCTTGGTTTCAAATTTACTTTATAGAAAACGAAGGCATGGCCTGGGGCATGAAGCTGCCTGGTAATTATGGTAAAATAGCTTTAACCAGTTTTCGTATTTTAGCCATTTTCGGAATCATGTATTGGTTATGGGATTCGGTTAAAAACAAAGCAAATACCATTTTAATTGTTGCTGTTTCTTTAATTTTAGCTGGTGCTGCAGGTAATATTATAGATTGCGTTTTTTACGGTCGAATTTTTGATACCAGCGCATATGGCACCGTAGCTCAAGCTTTTACAGGGCAAGGTTACGGACCATGGTTAGAAGGCAAGGTTGTAGATATGTTTTACTTTCCGATACTAAAGAATAGCGCAGGCGAAACCATTTTCTTTAACGCCATTTTTAACGTGGCCGATGCAGCCATTTCTGTTGGTGTAATTCTGTTAATTATTTTCAATAAAAAAATATTTAAATCATAA
- the pncA gene encoding bifunctional nicotinamidase/pyrazinamidase, translated as MKALILVDIQNDFLANGALAVPNGNEIIPVVNQLLPQYDLIVATQDWHPANHKSFASQHPGHKVYDQIQLNGLPQTLWPDHCIQGSFGSQFSGYLHTNPIAAIFRKGMNPDVDSYSGFYDNGHLHNTGLKGFLQDKRVTEVYVCGLAGDFCVQYTANDALQAGFKTFIIDAATRPINPENFEKIKQEFVAKGGQII; from the coding sequence ATGAAAGCATTAATTTTAGTTGACATTCAAAATGATTTTTTAGCTAACGGAGCTTTAGCAGTACCTAATGGTAATGAAATTATTCCGGTAGTAAACCAATTACTGCCTCAGTATGATTTAATTGTTGCTACGCAAGATTGGCACCCAGCCAATCACAAATCGTTTGCATCACAACATCCCGGACATAAAGTTTATGATCAGATTCAATTAAATGGATTGCCGCAAACCTTATGGCCAGATCATTGTATTCAAGGCAGTTTTGGGTCGCAGTTTAGTGGCTATTTACACACCAATCCAATTGCAGCTATTTTTAGAAAAGGAATGAATCCGGATGTAGATAGCTATTCTGGTTTTTACGATAACGGCCATTTACACAATACCGGTTTAAAAGGTTTTTTACAAGATAAACGGGTAACCGAAGTTTATGTTTGTGGTTTAGCGGGAGATTTTTGCGTGCAATACACAGCAAATGATGCGTTACAAGCAGGATTTAAAACCTTTATCATTGATGCAGCCACTCGACCTATTAATCCTGAAAATTTCGAAAAAATTAAACAAGAATTTGTAGCCAAAGGCGGTCAAATTATTTAA
- a CDS encoding anion permease, producing the protein MKEVSIKNLGITLLVGVIIWFCPIPEGVIPEAWHLFAIFVSTILGIILKAAPMGTMCMVAVGLTASFQLLAPGEPGKSITLSLRGFGDKVIWLIGISFFIARGFIKTGLGNRIAYIFIRLFGKSTLGLAYGIGLADLVLAPAIPSNTARGGGIIYPIMKSMALNFGSDPQKPETHRKLGSFLTLNCYYVNLIASSMFLTGTASNPMCQKFVADMGYSITWMSWAEAAIIPGLAAFLLVPLVLYKIYPPELKKTADAPKIAVEKLKEMGKLKVSEILMLITFVILLTLWITGDLFSMDATTTAFIGLAILLLTSVLTWEDIKSEKGAWDTIVWFAVLVMMASSLNELGFISWFSELVRNQMGGIHWHYAFPLIVAVYFFSHYLFASATAHVAAMYAALLAVGISLGVPALLLGLMLGFTGSLYGTLTHYGHGPAPVFYGSGFVELKTWWIYGLIIGVILLGIYLILGTSWMTLIGAY; encoded by the coding sequence ATGAAAGAAGTTAGCATTAAAAACTTAGGAATAACTTTATTAGTTGGAGTTATTATATGGTTCTGCCCCATTCCAGAAGGTGTAATTCCAGAAGCATGGCATTTATTTGCCATTTTTGTTAGTACCATTTTAGGTATTATTTTAAAAGCAGCACCAATGGGCACCATGTGTATGGTTGCAGTTGGTTTAACTGCAAGTTTTCAGTTACTAGCTCCAGGCGAACCAGGTAAGTCAATTACCTTAAGCTTACGCGGATTTGGTGATAAAGTAATTTGGTTAATTGGTATTTCATTCTTTATTGCACGTGGTTTTATAAAAACAGGATTAGGAAACCGAATTGCCTATATATTTATTCGTTTATTCGGAAAAAGTACCTTAGGATTGGCTTATGGCATTGGTTTAGCCGATTTGGTTTTAGCACCGGCAATTCCGAGTAATACAGCACGTGGTGGTGGAATCATCTATCCCATTATGAAATCAATGGCATTAAACTTTGGTTCAGACCCACAAAAGCCAGAAACACACCGAAAATTGGGCTCGTTTTTAACATTAAATTGTTATTATGTAAACCTAATTGCTTCATCCATGTTTTTAACCGGAACGGCAAGTAACCCCATGTGTCAAAAATTTGTAGCCGATATGGGTTATAGCATAACTTGGATGTCTTGGGCAGAAGCTGCAATTATTCCGGGCTTAGCTGCCTTTTTATTGGTACCGTTGGTTTTATATAAAATATATCCACCAGAACTTAAAAAAACAGCTGATGCACCTAAAATAGCCGTAGAAAAGTTAAAAGAAATGGGCAAACTTAAGGTTTCAGAAATCTTAATGCTTATTACCTTCGTAATTTTATTAACCTTATGGATTACTGGCGATTTATTTAGCATGGATGCAACAACCACCGCATTTATTGGATTGGCTATCTTGTTATTAACTTCTGTTCTAACTTGGGAAGATATTAAATCAGAGAAAGGCGCTTGGGATACCATTGTTTGGTTTGCTGTTTTAGTTATGATGGCAAGTTCATTAAACGAACTTGGATTTATTAGCTGGTTTAGTGAATTGGTTCGTAATCAAATGGGCGGTATTCACTGGCATTACGCCTTTCCGTTAATTGTTGCAGTTTACTTTTTTAGCCACTACTTATTTGCCAGTGCAACTGCGCACGTAGCTGCTATGTACGCTGCTTTATTAGCTGTTGGTATTTCGTTAGGCGTACCTGCCTTATTATTAGGTTTAATGTTAGGTTTTACCGGATCTTTATACGGAACGTTAACGCATTACGGCCACGGTCCTGCTCCTGTTTTTTATGGAAGCGGATTTGTAGAATTAAAAACGTGGTGGATTTACGGTTTAATTATTGGAGTTATTTTACTCGGTATATATTTAATATTAGGTACATCTTGGATGACATTAATTGGAGCATATTAA
- a CDS encoding OprO/OprP family phosphate-selective porin, with the protein MQVFTNWKKLCSAAVLFFAASSLQAQDTIYVVQQIVNTKTETTKSEYPKFKIGGVFQARYLESVKRDVDVDGLNHTEGKYLKSTYDVKRMRVSMNANLTQNLSVVALANFADFKSDPRTRVLENAYARYAVSRYVQLQIGQFRPSFGMEDSYPVDIVKSIDYSNAYYLMGSNGWQSFQIGAAVGGSVDLGKVPLTYSVSMTNGNGKNTVDNNNGKHYSGRFVFDLNKKNNFRLGFSAGAGNEFGKDIYALGLEGTYQMKLTERWSFDIQTEAIQAINQSLYFSLPEADRLDNINNYVLKGIYALPSFRYYVGKKHFQALEFSFRYEYLEANSKLNSNPRQTYVPMLSLEFLKNYGARIQIGAQIDNYRKNIANTKTYNANLAFVQFQCRLQ; encoded by the coding sequence ATGCAGGTTTTTACAAATTGGAAAAAACTTTGTAGCGCTGCAGTGTTATTTTTTGCAGCAAGTAGTTTGCAGGCGCAAGATACCATTTATGTGGTGCAACAAATTGTTAACACAAAAACCGAAACTACTAAAAGCGAATATCCAAAATTTAAAATAGGTGGCGTTTTTCAGGCACGTTATTTAGAAAGTGTGAAAAGAGATGTTGATGTAGACGGACTAAATCATACCGAAGGGAAATATTTAAAAAGTACTTACGATGTGAAACGCATGCGCGTGTCTATGAATGCCAATTTAACACAAAACTTATCTGTTGTTGCTTTAGCCAATTTCGCCGATTTTAAATCCGATCCCAGAACGCGTGTTTTAGAAAATGCATATGCACGTTATGCGGTAAGCCGCTATGTGCAATTACAAATCGGACAATTTAGGCCTTCGTTTGGTATGGAAGATTCATATCCGGTAGATATTGTAAAATCGATTGACTATTCTAATGCTTATTATTTAATGGGTAGCAACGGCTGGCAAAGTTTCCAGATTGGTGCTGCAGTAGGCGGTTCGGTAGATTTAGGAAAAGTACCGTTAACGTATTCTGTTTCTATGACCAACGGAAACGGTAAAAACACCGTAGATAACAACAACGGGAAACATTACTCTGGGCGTTTTGTATTCGATTTAAATAAAAAAAACAATTTTAGATTAGGTTTTAGTGCTGGTGCAGGAAATGAATTTGGTAAAGATATTTATGCCTTAGGATTAGAGGGTACGTATCAAATGAAATTAACAGAACGTTGGAGCTTTGATATTCAAACAGAAGCTATTCAGGCCATTAATCAAAGCCTGTATTTTAGTTTACCAGAAGCCGACCGCTTAGATAACATAAACAACTACGTTTTAAAAGGCATTTATGCGCTACCAAGTTTTAGGTATTATGTTGGTAAAAAACATTTTCAGGCACTAGAATTTTCTTTTAGATACGAATATTTGGAGGCCAATTCTAAGCTAAATTCAAACCCAAGGCAAACTTACGTACCTATGCTAAGTTTAGAATTTTTAAAAAATTACGGTGCTCGCATACAAATTGGGGCGCAGATTGATAATTACAGAAAAAATATTGCCAACACCAAAACGTACAATGCAAACCTAGCTTTTGTACAATTCCAATGTCGATTACAATAA
- a CDS encoding succinate dehydrogenase/fumarate reductase iron-sulfur subunit: MKLNLKIWRQKDRNSNGKLVEYALDNVNTHMSFLEMLDTLNNQLIQKNEEPIEFDHDCREGICGQCGVMINGNAHGPLKNTTTCQLHMREFKDNETILIEPFRAAGFPVKKDLKVDRTAFDRIISAGGYVSVNTGQAPEANTIPISHETAESAFDSAACIGCGACVATCKNGSAALFTSAKITQMATLPQGKEERSERVINMVHQMDLEDFGHCSNTEACEVECPQGISVLNIARMNFEYNRANFFKSKKR; the protein is encoded by the coding sequence ATGAAACTAAATTTAAAAATTTGGAGACAAAAAGACCGAAATTCTAACGGAAAATTGGTTGAATACGCCTTAGATAACGTAAACACGCACATGTCTTTTTTAGAAATGTTAGATACGTTAAACAATCAGCTCATTCAAAAAAATGAAGAACCTATTGAATTTGATCACGATTGCCGTGAAGGAATTTGTGGGCAATGTGGTGTAATGATAAATGGCAATGCACACGGACCGTTAAAAAATACGACAACGTGCCAATTGCATATGCGTGAATTTAAAGACAACGAAACCATTTTAATAGAACCGTTTAGAGCAGCAGGTTTTCCGGTAAAAAAAGATTTAAAAGTTGACAGAACGGCGTTTGACCGAATTATTTCGGCTGGTGGTTATGTTTCTGTAAATACAGGGCAAGCTCCTGAAGCGAATACCATTCCCATTTCGCATGAAACGGCAGAATCTGCTTTTGATTCGGCTGCTTGTATTGGTTGTGGCGCTTGTGTTGCAACATGTAAAAATGGTAGTGCAGCCTTATTTACTTCGGCTAAAATAACACAAATGGCAACTTTACCACAAGGTAAAGAAGAACGTAGCGAGCGTGTAATAAACATGGTGCATCAAATGGATTTAGAAGATTTTGGGCATTGTTCTAACACCGAAGCTTGCGAAGTTGAATGTCCGCAAGGCATTTCTGTATTAAACATTGCACGTATGAATTTTGAATACAATCGTGCCAACTTTTTTAAATCTAAAAAAAGGTAA
- a CDS encoding fumarate reductase/succinate dehydrogenase flavoprotein subunit, with the protein MKLDAKIPQGPLEEKWSNYKKTARLVNPANRKKLDIIVVGTGLAGASVAASMGEMGYNVKSFCFQDTPRRAHSVAAQGGVNAAKNYKNDGDSVYRMFVDTLKGGDFRAREANVYRLAECSVNLIDQAVAQGVPFGREYGGYLNNRSFGGVQVSRTFYARGQTGQQLLLGTYQALMRQVHKKTVQLFSSHEMLDLVVIDGKARGIIARNLETGEIERHAAHTVVLATGGFGKIYYLSTLAMGCNGSAIWRAHKKGAYFASPSWTQIHPTSLPQSGDYQSKLTLMSESLRNDGRIWVPKNLDEKREANAIPEEERDYYLERRYPAFGNLAPRDISSRAAKERIDAGYGVGALKNAVYLDFSKAIKEQGQPKIAEKYGNLFTMYEKITGINAYKEPMMISPAAHFSMGGLWVDYELMTTIPGLFALGEANFADHGANRLGANSLLQASVDGYFIAPYTLANYLADQIKVGKITTDHPEFAKAEKETKDKLEQLLQIKGNQTVDYFHKKLGKLLYDYCGLARNKEGLEFAIEEIKKLQAEFYKNVNVTGNVATMNSELEKAGRVADYFEIGILMCYDALTRNESCGAHFREEYQTEDGEAARNDAEFQFISAWQWPDSASSEPVLHKENLTFEFVQPTIRSYK; encoded by the coding sequence ATGAAATTAGATGCAAAAATTCCACAAGGACCTTTAGAAGAAAAATGGTCAAATTATAAAAAAACTGCACGTTTGGTTAACCCAGCCAATCGTAAAAAATTAGATATCATTGTTGTAGGTACAGGTTTAGCTGGTGCTTCTGTTGCCGCTTCAATGGGCGAAATGGGTTACAATGTAAAATCTTTTTGTTTTCAAGATACGCCACGTCGTGCCCATTCGGTTGCTGCGCAAGGCGGTGTAAACGCTGCCAAAAATTATAAAAATGATGGAGATAGCGTTTACAGAATGTTTGTTGACACGCTAAAAGGAGGCGATTTTAGAGCGCGCGAAGCAAACGTTTATCGTTTAGCAGAATGCTCTGTAAACTTAATTGATCAGGCAGTAGCGCAAGGCGTTCCTTTTGGTCGCGAATATGGCGGATATTTAAACAACCGATCGTTTGGTGGGGTTCAGGTTAGTAGAACCTTTTATGCACGTGGTCAAACGGGGCAACAATTACTTTTAGGCACTTACCAAGCGTTAATGCGCCAAGTACATAAAAAAACGGTACAACTATTTTCATCACACGAAATGTTAGATTTAGTTGTGATAGATGGAAAAGCGCGTGGCATAATTGCTCGAAACTTAGAAACGGGTGAAATAGAACGTCATGCAGCACATACCGTAGTTTTAGCAACAGGCGGATTTGGTAAAATTTATTATTTATCAACCTTAGCAATGGGTTGCAACGGATCGGCAATATGGCGTGCACACAAAAAAGGCGCTTATTTTGCATCGCCAAGTTGGACACAAATTCACCCAACTTCATTACCTCAATCCGGTGATTATCAATCTAAATTAACTTTAATGTCAGAATCGTTACGAAATGACGGACGCATCTGGGTACCTAAAAATTTAGACGAAAAAAGAGAAGCAAATGCCATTCCGGAAGAAGAGCGCGATTATTATTTAGAACGTCGTTATCCAGCATTCGGAAATTTGGCTCCTCGTGATATTTCATCGCGCGCAGCGAAAGAAAGAATTGATGCTGGTTACGGGGTTGGAGCTTTAAAAAATGCCGTTTACTTAGATTTTTCTAAAGCAATTAAAGAACAAGGGCAACCAAAAATTGCTGAAAAATACGGGAATTTATTTACCATGTACGAAAAAATTACGGGAATAAATGCCTACAAAGAACCGATGATGATTTCACCAGCGGCGCACTTTTCTATGGGCGGTTTATGGGTTGATTATGAATTGATGACAACCATTCCCGGTTTATTTGCTTTAGGCGAAGCTAATTTTGCCGACCATGGTGCCAATCGTTTAGGAGCAAATTCATTGTTACAAGCTTCTGTAGATGGCTATTTTATAGCACCTTACACGCTTGCTAATTATTTAGCCGATCAAATTAAAGTAGGCAAAATTACAACCGATCATCCGGAATTTGCAAAAGCAGAAAAAGAAACCAAAGATAAGTTGGAGCAATTATTACAAATAAAAGGCAACCAAACGGTTGATTATTTTCATAAAAAACTAGGTAAACTTTTATATGATTATTGTGGTTTAGCACGTAACAAAGAAGGTTTAGAATTTGCAATTGAAGAAATTAAAAAACTTCAGGCAGAGTTTTATAAAAACGTAAACGTTACCGGAAATGTAGCAACCATGAATTCGGAATTAGAAAAAGCAGGGCGTGTAGCCGATTATTTTGAAATCGGAATTTTAATGTGCTACGATGCCTTAACCCGAAACGAATCGTGCGGGGCACATTTTAGAGAAGAATATCAAACCGAAGATGGAGAAGCAGCTCGTAACGATGCCGAATTCCAATTCATTTCGGCGTGGCAATGGCCAGATTCAGCTTCAAGCGAACCTGTTTTACATAAAGAAAATCTAACTTTCGAATTTGTTCAACCAACTATCCGTAGTTACAAATAA
- a CDS encoding succinate dehydrogenase cytochrome b subunit, with translation MNTTLVRKIIMAATGLFLCFFLLIHFLGNTQLFLAPEKAQQSFNAYSSFLTGNMLIKIVSYVLYLSILLHALYALIISIKNKKTGGNYAKDTRGRSSKWFSRNMGILGTLILIFLILHFQNFWYVYKFGAVGLDPWGHKDLYTVVTTAFQQGWLVVIYVLAMIALAFHLVHGIVSGVRTLGLFNPKFVRWVSAFATVYSIAICFGFALMPIYIFFIHK, from the coding sequence ATGAACACAACACTAGTCCGAAAAATCATCATGGCCGCTACCGGTCTGTTTTTATGCTTTTTTTTACTGATTCACTTTTTAGGGAACACACAACTTTTCCTAGCCCCAGAAAAAGCACAACAAAGTTTCAATGCGTACTCAAGCTTTTTAACAGGTAATATGTTAATTAAAATAGTTTCGTACGTTTTATACTTATCTATACTATTACATGCCTTGTACGCATTAATCATCTCAATTAAAAACAAAAAAACTGGAGGAAATTACGCTAAAGATACCAGAGGTCGATCTAGCAAATGGTTTAGCAGAAATATGGGTATTTTAGGTACCTTAATTTTAATTTTCTTGATTTTACATTTTCAAAACTTTTGGTACGTGTATAAGTTTGGTGCTGTTGGATTAGATCCTTGGGGACATAAAGATTTATACACCGTGGTTACCACCGCATTTCAGCAAGGTTGGCTGGTTGTTATTTATGTTTTAGCCATGATTGCTTTAGCTTTTCACTTAGTTCACGGTATTGTAAGCGGGGTTAGAACCTTAGGTTTATTTAATCCAAAGTTTGTACGTTGGGTAAGTGCTTTTGCAACGGTATATTCGATTGCAATATGTTTCGGATTTGCCTTAATGCCAATTTATATTTTCTTCATCCATAAATAA
- a CDS encoding acyl-CoA thioesterase, with product MYLTPKYPKDSITTHTDFVLPGETNPLNNLFGGELLARIDKCCGITARRHTRRVCVTASVNHVAFSKPIPSGAVVTVVAKVSRAFNTSLEVIADITVEDRETGEIMNAGSAIYTFVAVNDMGTPVQIPEVVPETEDERQRFAAALRRKQLSLILAGRMKPHDATELKALFTE from the coding sequence ATGTATTTAACTCCAAAATATCCAAAAGATTCTATAACCACACATACCGATTTTGTTTTGCCGGGCGAAACCAATCCGTTAAACAATTTATTTGGTGGTGAACTTTTAGCACGCATTGATAAATGTTGTGGTATTACAGCACGCCGTCATACGCGTCGTGTTTGTGTAACTGCTTCGGTAAATCACGTTGCGTTTAGTAAACCTATTCCTTCGGGCGCTGTAGTAACGGTTGTTGCTAAAGTTTCTAGAGCATTTAATACTTCTTTAGAAGTTATTGCTGACATTACGGTTGAAGATCGTGAAACGGGTGAAATTATGAATGCAGGTTCTGCTATTTATACTTTTGTTGCAGTAAACGATATGGGAACTCCGGTTCAAATTCCTGAAGTTGTTCCTGAAACCGAAGATGAAAGACAACGATTTGCAGCTGCCTTACGCAGAAAACAATTAAGCCTTATTTTAGCTGGCCGCATGAAACCACATGATGCTACTGAACTTAAAGCTTTATTTACAGAATAA
- a CDS encoding HU domain-containing protein — MSLDKYISDLLYRYQCVTIPGFGAFLTEYKSAEIDAVKNIMLPPKKTVSFNRHLQNNDGLLANHVAIEENVSYADAVANIKQTVATWHHILDLDETLTLDLVGELSKNKEGNLEFVAFNTVNYNTDSFGLTNIVTPDVAREESESLNLAPVVASTPKITVSETKILPLAEPILAEVETPKTHQSLKTKKSASNYGSIAAVLAVLIGCGWGYKIYNDSLEEKVSLAVQKDVQDKVEKTIQEATFIMANPTETLLVKVDNSIKGNATDYSHLLYHVIAGSFKSEENALKKTQELQELGFTGASIIGKNPHNLYMVAYKSFADYSGAINALNTIQKNNNKEAWVYTKL, encoded by the coding sequence ATGAGCTTAGATAAATACATTTCAGACCTATTATATCGTTACCAATGCGTAACAATTCCTGGATTTGGTGCTTTTTTAACCGAATACAAATCGGCAGAAATAGATGCTGTTAAAAACATAATGTTGCCGCCTAAAAAAACGGTAAGCTTTAATCGTCATTTACAAAATAACGATGGTTTATTGGCAAATCATGTTGCGATTGAAGAGAATGTTTCGTACGCTGATGCGGTAGCTAACATAAAACAAACGGTTGCTACTTGGCATCATATTTTAGATTTAGACGAAACTTTAACGCTTGATTTGGTTGGTGAATTATCTAAAAACAAAGAAGGAAATTTAGAATTTGTTGCCTTTAATACGGTGAATTACAATACCGATTCGTTTGGATTAACCAATATTGTAACGCCAGATGTTGCACGCGAAGAAAGTGAAAGCCTGAATTTGGCTCCTGTTGTTGCATCAACTCCTAAAATTACAGTTTCTGAAACTAAAATATTACCATTAGCTGAACCAATTTTGGCTGAAGTTGAAACGCCTAAAACGCATCAATCTTTAAAAACAAAAAAATCTGCTTCAAATTACGGCTCAATCGCTGCTGTTTTAGCGGTGCTTATTGGTTGTGGTTGGGGTTACAAAATTTATAATGATTCGTTAGAAGAAAAGGTTTCTTTAGCGGTTCAGAAAGATGTACAAGATAAGGTTGAAAAAACCATTCAGGAAGCTACCTTTATCATGGCTAATCCAACAGAAACGCTTTTAGTTAAAGTTGATAATAGTATAAAAGGCAATGCTACCGATTACAGCCATTTGCTTTATCATGTAATTGCAGGTTCTTTTAAAAGTGAAGAAAATGCTTTGAAAAAAACACAAGAGTTACAAGAACTTGGTTTTACTGGAGCAAGTATTATTGGTAAAAATCCACATAACTTATATATGGTTGCTTACAAAAGTTTTGCTGATTATTCTGGAGCAATTAATGCGCTTAATACCATTCAGAAAAATAACAATAAGGAAGCTTGGGTTTATACAAAGCTTTAA
- the dprA gene encoding DNA-processing protein DprA → MNQAELYHLLRLNITPNIGYIIGRRLIFAFGSATAVFNASKADVLAIDKVGPQVYQVLHKNLDAETHKKIESEMAYIAANNIQVLPVTHPNYPEHLKHCYDAPFLLFCKGKIDLNAKRIISIIGTRSLTKYGAVFCESLVEAIAPYDPVIVSGLAYGTDAWVHQLALKYKLQTIAVLPSGFANIYPKEHKTLSNQICENGGLISEFWHQRYPEKENFVKRNRIVAGISVATVLIESALKGGSLLTTGFANDYDREVYALPGKVTDAFSQGCNALIKKHLATILTSPSDLISGLSWDVTHKPKATVQTQLFLELEPNEQLIYDFLVKNGKSFFDVIQVGCGLPSATISALLLQMELNGIIKNLPGKFFDIK, encoded by the coding sequence ATGAATCAGGCAGAACTTTACCATTTACTTCGTTTAAATATAACGCCTAATATCGGATATATTATTGGGCGTCGGTTAATTTTTGCCTTTGGTTCTGCAACCGCGGTTTTTAATGCAAGCAAAGCAGATGTTTTAGCGATTGATAAGGTTGGCCCGCAGGTTTATCAGGTCTTGCATAAAAATTTAGATGCTGAAACGCATAAAAAGATTGAATCCGAAATGGCTTATATTGCCGCCAACAACATTCAGGTTCTGCCCGTTACGCATCCCAATTATCCCGAACATTTAAAACATTGTTACGATGCGCCATTTTTACTTTTTTGTAAAGGAAAAATTGATTTAAACGCAAAGCGAATTATTAGTATTATAGGAACCCGAAGTTTAACCAAATACGGAGCTGTTTTTTGCGAATCGTTGGTAGAAGCAATTGCGCCTTATGATCCGGTTATTGTTAGCGGATTAGCTTACGGAACCGATGCTTGGGTGCATCAATTGGCGTTAAAATATAAACTGCAAACCATAGCTGTTTTACCCAGTGGTTTCGCAAATATATATCCCAAAGAGCATAAAACATTAAGTAATCAAATTTGTGAAAACGGCGGATTAATTTCGGAGTTTTGGCACCAGCGTTATCCAGAAAAAGAAAATTTTGTAAAACGTAACCGAATTGTTGCAGGAATAAGCGTTGCCACCGTATTAATAGAAAGTGCTTTAAAGGGCGGTTCGTTGCTTACCACCGGTTTTGCTAATGATTACGATCGGGAAGTTTATGCACTGCCAGGTAAAGTAACCGATGCGTTTAGCCAAGGTTGTAATGCGCTAATTAAAAAACATTTGGCAACTATTTTAACTTCACCATCCGATTTAATTTCTGGCTTAAGTTGGGATGTAACGCATAAGCCCAAAGCAACCGTACAAACTCAACTTTTTTTAGAATTGGAACCCAACGAACAGCTGATTTATGATTTTTTAGTCAAAAACGGCAAATCTTTTTTTGATGTTATTCAGGTTGGTTGTGGTTTACCAAGCGCAACAATAAGTGCTTTGCTTTTGCAAATGGAATTAAACGGAATCATTAAAAACCTACCGGGTAAGTTTTTCGATATCAAATAA